GATTtcgactagccaaagcaatctggagaaagaacagcAAAACAAGAGGtgtcacactccctgatttcaaactatattgcaaagctatagtaatcaaaacaatatggtattggcataaaaacagacacataggtcatgggacagaatagagagcccataaataaacccatgcatatatataGTCAATCAATTtatgataaaggagggaagaatgtacaatggggaaaggacagtctcttcaacacatAGTattgggaacactggacagccacatgtgacagaatgaaactggaccactagtGTACAgcatgcacaaaaattaactcaaaattgattaaagacttgaacgtaagacctgaaaccataaaacttccagaagaaaacataggtggtaagttTCTTGACATCATTCTTGGTGATATTTTTttgatctgactccaaaggcaatgagcacaaaagcaaaaataaacaaatggaactacgtcaaactaaaaagctctgcacagtgaaggaaaccatcaacaaaataaaaaggcatccTACTGAACATGAGAAGATgcttgcaagtcatatatctgataaagggttgaTATCCAaagtacataaagaactcatacagctcaaaaacaaaaaacaatccaattaaaaatgggcagatacatgtatagctgataaactttgctgtatagcagaaactaacgcaagtgtaaatcaactatactccaataaaaattaatttaagaaaaaaaattgggcagaggatctaagtagacatttttccagagaagacatacagatggccaacaagcgcttgaaaagatgttcaacagcactaatcatcagggaaataataatcaaaaccacagtgagatatcacatcacacctgtcagaatgacttaCCAAAAAGACAACATATAACaggtgttggcaaagatgtggagaaaagggaaccctcatgcactgttggtgggaatgtaaattggtacagccagttTGGAAGATGGTGTCGAgggtcctcaaaaattaaaaatagagctaccatatgatccagcaattccacctctgtatttatccaaagaaaatgaaaatattaattcaaaaagatacatgcacccctgcgttcattgcagcattatttataatggccAGGATATGGtaacaacctaagggtccattgacgggtgaatggataaagtatTCCATGCTacacaaatggaatattactcagccattaaaaaaaaaagaaatcttgccatttgcaacaacatggatggaccttgaggatgtCGTgctaataagtgaaataagtcagagaaagacaaataccatatgatttcacttatatgtggactctaaaaaacaaaatgatcaaacaaaacaaaactcagagagaaaagatttatggttgccagaggggagggggatgggggggttGGTGAAATCAATGAAGGGGATCAAGAAATACAaaattcggggcttccctggtggcgcagtggttgggagtccgcctgccaatgcaggggacatgggttcgagccctggtccaggaagatcccacatgccacagagcaactaagcccatgcatcacaactactgggcttgtgctctggagcctgcgagccacgactgctgaggcccacgcacctggagcccatgctccacaacgggagaagccaccgcagtgagaagcctgtgcactgcagcggggagtggcccccacttgctgcaactagagaaagcctgtgcagcaacaaggacccaacgcagccaaaaataaataagataaataaatgtattaaaaaaagagaaaaaaatacaaaattcaagttataaagtaaataagtcatggcgatgtaatgtacagcatggtgactatagtcagTAATATTGTATGCagatttgaaaattgctaaggaAGTAAATCTTAGAAGTTTTTATCACGAGGGGAAAATTTTTGGTAACTTTGTatagtgacagatggtaactagagttactgtggtgatcatttcacaatgtatacaaatgtcaaatcataATGTAagttatacttcaatgaaaataaatatttccttataattattattattattaatttgttttttggctgcgttgggtcttcttcattcctgtgcacgggctttctctagttgcggcaagtgggggctactctttgttgcaatgcataggcttctcactgtggtggcttctcttgttgcagagcacgggctctaggcgtgggcttcagtagtagcagcacgcgggctccgtagttgtggcacgtgagccctagagtgtgcgggcttcagtagttgaggcacgtgggctcagtagttgtggcgcgtgggctctagggcgtgtggacttcagtagttgtggtgcacaggctctagagcgcaggctcagtagttgtggaacatgggcttagttgctccgtggcatgtgggatcttcctggaccagggattgaacctgtgtcccctgcattggcaggcggattcttaaccactgtgccagtagggaagtccctattaaaatatttttatgaaaaacatatcacagacaaatttttttttaactacctgTATTGTAATTTCTGTAGTGAATATACtgcttattttaaattctgaagGTGAcatctctaaaaataaagtatttttcaattaccaaaaaaaaaaaaggtatttcctACCATTTGAAACTTGAACATTTTATTTGGTAACACAAGTAAAAATGATAGGAAAGTTTAATATGTAATATAGGCATCTCAAAATTAAGGTTAGGTGTTTCTAAGTCATACCCTGGTCCTTTTGTAGATAATTCTGTTTATGTACAAGTGAATAGATAATAATGTTTACTGAACACTTAACTCTCTGTCAGgttctgttctaagtgctttaagtTTAAAATGTGATTGATACAATTTTTATGATATATTTCTGATTTATGATCCTGTCTCAAAAGAATTACTTAGACTTTTTGTAGTTATCTATTAGTTGGCTCATATTTTTGAAACATGttcaatgttttctttaaagaCCAAACTGGAAATCCAGAAGGCCCTTGCAGAAGATTCTACTGTATATGAATATGACAGTATTTATGatgaaatgcagaaaaaaaaggaagaaagtaatcCAAAATTGCTTTTGGGAAAAGACCGAAAGGTTTGTAGCTGAAAATACAAAGTTTCTTTGACCTTGACCTGCATTTTGTATCTTACGCTTATTTCAACATGAGAATGATCTGAGAAACAGCTTTTAGGTATTTGAAGTGTGAAGAGCCCCTAGTTCCAGATAGTATGGATTTGGTTGAGAACCTAGGAAACTATATATTTAGTATCCTAACAGGAGCAAGAGAATTACCtaacaattttataaattttgtttttttgctttaaaacttttgcagattattttttgaaagtttttcCTAAGGAAGTCTTTGTACTGCTTCTTCTCCTGTTCATGTttggtgtcttataattttttattgcttCCTAGCTGGTAACTGAATCATCTGCGTGTAACATGGTCGTATTTTTAGTTTGAAAAAACAAGTTAGGGTGTGGAGATTGAATGAAATAAGTTCAAATTTTCTATCACTCTTATTCTTTCACAAAGCACAGACTGGTATTTAAGGATCTTTACATCTTACAGTATCTACAGATAAAGTGGTGCTGTAAAATGATATTAAAGCTGCTATTTTAAATGATTGTATTTCAACTGATGTGAAAAATTAGTCAGAAGCCTTCCTATTCACGTATCTGTTGAAGAAGTAAGACAATACCATTTTgtaaaaagggagaggaaaaacAGTGGGAAAATGACCTATttagtttgaaatttttaaaaaatgccattttgaataattttttgtttttatacttaAATTTCTATTGAAAAGAATTTTATTATCTTGCTAGTAAATTTATATTGAATTTTGAGAAGTTGACAGTCCTATTTATTTGGATTTCTATCTTAATGAATTTCTATAGTAataaattcatgataaaaatagaatattagcAGTTAATTATCTTTGACTCTTTCCTAAATAAtcttacttttttccccctaGCCCAAGTACATTCACAACTTACTAAAAGCAGTTGAGATTAGaaaaaaggaacaggaaaaaagaatggaaaagaaaatacaaagagaacGAGAAATGGAAAAGGGAGAATTTGATGATAAAGAGGCATTTGTAACATCTGCTTATAAGAAAAAACTGCAAGAGAGAgctgaagaggaagaaagagaaaagagggctGCTGCGCTTGAAGGTGaaatggaagagggagaggagtagAAGGAAACAAACAGGAGAGTTCTGCCCTGTGGTTAGCCACTTGCTCGTCACTGAACTTTTAGATTATTAATGTTGTCATAATTTATGTATATGAATACAGGGTACAAGATATATGATGTTATGTATATTATAAAACAGGAGATTTTAACTAAAAACACAGTTGCACTCTTAGTAACTATTACTTCTACTGAACTTTTCAATTACATCTCACTTTGTTGCTTAAAACTATGATTATCACAAGTCATTGCCTTAGAAAATGATTTCAAATGTAAAAACATCGATTACAAGGCATGGAAAGCATGACATTTGTCAAAAGCAGTATAAACTGAGATTGAAATCCTAGTTATATTTCCTGGGATGAGAAAACTAGAGTAACATTGCCCAAGGAGCATTAACTGGGCAtttacaaaaagaataacattaaTTCAAGAAAGAACAAAGATGTGCAGAGGCCAAAGAATACCTTAGTGCTTTACTTCATTGCTTTCTACTCCTGGTCGTTTCTCAAGGTCTAAGTAAAATGTGTACTTACAAATAGCTTAATTGGCAAATGCTTATCAACTTTAAGTGGAAGAAAACCAAATGTATAAGGCTTGGTCTAAGCATGTACTATGTGTTCATCTAGAGCACCACtcaggaccagatagtaaatagacAGAGCTACATTCCAATAAAaatctatttacaaaaacaggcagcaggccgaATTTGGCCTGAAGGCTATATAGATCTAGAGACTAGTTCATACACTGTGTTACATACTCTATGCCTGTGAAACTGAACTGCATTTTGCCTTTTTGAATATATTATTCTCACTTTTGCTTTCATTCTCTTAGCATGTTTGGATGTAACCAAGCAGAGCGATCTCAGTGGATTTTATAGGCACCTATTAAATCAAGCAGTTGGTGAGGAGGAAGTACCTACATGCAGCTTTCGTGAAGCCAGGTGAGATGTGGCATATGGAATATGTAGAAGAAAGATACTGTTCATGATTTGTGATTGTGGGATCATTTTAACTCTCTGGAAGTAGAGGATTGCAGTATTGCATATTGTGTTGTTAGCCCAACCTGTCCTAATTGAATGAATAACTAGGGATTTacagttttttaattaaaaaacgtttagttcaagtttatttttattttatagtaattCTACACGCAAGTTCAGATAGTATATAAAAAgagaagtgtatatatatatatttttaacatgtttattggagtataattgctttacaatggtgtgttagtttctgctttataacaaagtgaatcagctatacatatacatatatccccatatctcctcccaaaaagagaagtatatttttttcataaataggaCCTAGCCTCCATAAAACATAAGATTCACATAATCAAGGGCTTAGAAGTGCATATCCAATATGTAGCCACTAGTTACCTGTagctgtttaaatttaaattatattaaatctaAAATTTTGGTCACAACAGTCACATTCCAAGTACTCCATTGCCACATTTGGCTAGTGggtaccatattggacagcacagatatatAGACATTACTATTTCTgtagacactttttttttctggccatgctgcacagcctgtgggatcttagttccccaaccagggattgaacctgggccccagcagtgaaagcgctgagtcctaaccactggaccgtcagggaattccccatttctGTAGACATTTCTATTAATACTGGTCTAGAAAGTAAGGATTGGAGGatttttgaataaaattataaaatattatagggATGGTGAAATGATTATGGTGTAAGTATATAGCTGAAGGTAAAATTTGTCTTAAACTTGTATCTAAGGAAATCATTTTTTGGAATAGAAACATTCAGATAAGAGGGTCTGAGTCTTTGTTGCTAGGGAAGGAGGAGATGCAGGAGAATGGAATTAAGGATGAAGAGAAGGGATTACACCCCAACTACTAGGTTTTGATTGTAAAATTGGTGAGAATTGTGAGTCTCAGAAAGCATATTTGAAGACTGaaatttttgaatgaaaaattaGAGTTTCATCTGGAATGTTGTGAGGCCAGCTGTGAAACTAACTCCATAATGTCATAGAGTAGTTGCAATTCCCAGAGTCTAATAATAGAATTCCTAACTATTAGTGAGTCCTTTAGCCAAGACACTTTTGCCAGCAATTGCTAGAGAACCATAGTTGTTGCTTTGTTTGGTGAGTAAGTGATTAGTGAGAATAAATGTGTAATGTAAATAAATTAACCATGCTTATTGGCTGGGAAAATGTAGGTGATGTAAACAGTGTTAATGTAACTGATCGTAATAGCTGGATTGATTcacatatttccattttgttgtaAAAGATGCCAAGGGGTAGAGCAGGATGCTGGTGCCTTTTCAGTCATGAGAGGGATAATTTAGTGATATTTAGAATTAGGTTTTGTCACCATTTTGCTGTGAAAAAATTTATCTTCATCTTCTTCCAggactatttttaaatatttttaaaaataaaataaaaatccaacaaaaccaCAACTTGAACCTTATGTTGTAAACTAGTacttatattcagaatatatctTTTCCCAATTATTCTTTGTCTGTACTTGGCAAAAATGAAGACCTTGCACAGACCCCTGCCTGAAGGTTCTAGTGGTCCATACAGAAgggctgatttttactttttcatttctaccaaTATTGAAAATATTCGGAATGGTTAGAAAATACTAGTTTGCAGATGTTTACAAGGTAAATAGACAGCAGCACCTTTTCGAATTTGGGATAATCAGAAGGTTTATATAGTGTAGGTGTATTGACTTAAGTACTGATGAACTTTATATGAACACTTCATTTATTTACTATAATTGATAATGTATCATTTTCtgttacattatttttcttaaggtctgggataaaagaagagaaatcaaaGGGATATTCTGATGAAGTAAGTTCAGAAAACAGAACACCTCATGAGAACTGCATTCGCCAAACTGTTGTGAAAGTAGAGGAAAACCCAGATGCAGACAGTGACTTGGATGCTAAGATCAGTGAGGATGATGAAATGGAAGATGATAATAAAGTGAACTGCAGAAGGGAAAAGGGCACAGAGACCTTAAAAAGTGACTCCAGGCATCACAGGAGTCATACCCACTCACGGTCATCTAGTGAAGAAAGAGAGCATGGTACCAAATACCACACAAAAAGTTCCAAGTCAAGAGGACATGAGAAAAGAGAAGATCAGCACCAAGAGAGACAATCCAGGGAGGACAACTATTACGCTGACCGTGATTACCACAAAGAAAAGAAGGATTCCCATAGGCACAGAGAGGCCAGTTACAGAGATTCACACTGGAAGAGGCATGAACAAGAAGATAGACTGAGGGGAAGAgaccagagagaaagaaatgatagggaatggaaaagggagaaagacaGGGAGAAATACCCGTCAAGAGAGCAAGAAAGAGACAGACAACGAAATGATTATGACCGAcacattgagaaaggaggagagaaggaagagaaaagcaaagaaaaggaagagcatATGAAAGCAAGGAAAGAAAGATATGAAAACAGTGATAAATACAGAGATAGAGAAAAACGAGAAGTAAGTGttcaatcttcagaaagaaatcaagaaaggGCAAAGGATAGGTTCCTTAACCAGGAAAGAGCCAATAAAATGAGAAACATggaaaaggacaaagaaagaaaCCCAGAGAAACCCTCTAGTTCTGACACATCACTGGGAGCAAAACACAGAATCACAGAGGAATGCCAAGGGACTGGCAAAGAGCAAGAGAGGCCACACGAGACAGTGAACAAGTTTGCAAAGAGGAGCAACGAAGAAACTGTAATGTCAGCGAGAGACAGATACTTGGCCCGGCAAATGGCACGGGTTAATGCAAAGACATACATTGAGAAAGATGATGATTGATAACTGCCCCAATAGGAAGACCTGTGGAAGCACAGAAAATTATAATTCCTGGAAAATGTTGAGTGAACACATAAAGGAGTGTGTTAACAGTGGTTGGgagggtattttaaaatatattttcaaaattcatttttgGTTTAGATTTAAGTCAGAAGTCAATCCTTTTATCTTGAATGTTtaactaaatatataatatttacttaTCAATACCACATTCTTGGTTGTATTCAAGCAACCTAAAGAGAGTGCTGAATCCCTGTAGGTACTTAATGAGGAAAATTGGCTCCACtataaccattaaaaaataatttaaataactcTTCTATGTTGCTTTTGTTGCAGGAgctgtttgttttataaatgtcaTGTTTCAGATTAAAATATGTGGATATGAACAGAGAATATTGTTTTACTTTATGttctaaaatttgtattaaaGTGTAAAATACAGATCACACATCTTGTCTAAGCTTTTTAGCCCACAACATACTcacttaaatgaaaataaaaatagtgatatatttgtatgtttaattgatgcttatattttattttaaaaataatgtcattCATGTCATGccgtaa
This is a stretch of genomic DNA from Eschrichtius robustus isolate mEscRob2 chromosome 20, mEscRob2.pri, whole genome shotgun sequence. It encodes these proteins:
- the NSRP1 gene encoding nuclear speckle splicing regulatory protein 1 isoform X2, producing the protein MKQTKLEIQKALAEDSTVYEYDSIYDEMQKKKEESNPKLLLGKDRKPKYIHNLLKAVEIRKKEQEKRMEKKIQREREMEKGEFDDKEAFVTSAYKKKLQERAEEEEREKRAAALEACLDVTKQSDLSGFYRHLLNQAVGEEEVPTCSFREARSGIKEEKSKGYSDEVSSENRTPHENCIRQTVVKVEENPDADSDLDAKISEDDEMEDDNKVNCRREKGTETLKSDSRHHRSHTHSRSSSEEREHGTKYHTKSSKSRGHEKREDQHQERQSREDNYYADRDYHKEKKDSHRHREASYRDSHWKRHEQEDRLRGRDQRERNDREWKREKDREKYPSREQERDRQRNDYDRHIEKGGEKEEKSKEKEEHMKARKERYENSDKYRDREKREVSVQSSERNQERAKDRFLNQERANKMRNMEKDKERNPEKPSSSDTSLGAKHRITEECQGTGKEQERPHETVNKFAKRSNEETVMSARDRYLARQMARVNAKTYIEKDDD
- the NSRP1 gene encoding nuclear speckle splicing regulatory protein 1 isoform X1; the protein is MAIPGRQYGLTLPKKAQQLHPVLQKPSVFGNDSDDDDETSVSESLQREAAKKQAMKQTKLEIQKALAEDSTVYEYDSIYDEMQKKKEESNPKLLLGKDRKPKYIHNLLKAVEIRKKEQEKRMEKKIQREREMEKGEFDDKEAFVTSAYKKKLQERAEEEEREKRAAALEACLDVTKQSDLSGFYRHLLNQAVGEEEVPTCSFREARSGIKEEKSKGYSDEVSSENRTPHENCIRQTVVKVEENPDADSDLDAKISEDDEMEDDNKVNCRREKGTETLKSDSRHHRSHTHSRSSSEEREHGTKYHTKSSKSRGHEKREDQHQERQSREDNYYADRDYHKEKKDSHRHREASYRDSHWKRHEQEDRLRGRDQRERNDREWKREKDREKYPSREQERDRQRNDYDRHIEKGGEKEEKSKEKEEHMKARKERYENSDKYRDREKREVSVQSSERNQERAKDRFLNQERANKMRNMEKDKERNPEKPSSSDTSLGAKHRITEECQGTGKEQERPHETVNKFAKRSNEETVMSARDRYLARQMARVNAKTYIEKDDD